The segment gtcacatattacgtccatttgagttcaatttttctatggttggttcttgtgtgtccctaagcgtgaaaaaatatcaaacaaataaaacaaaaataaaaaatttcggggggggggggggcgccagccactctggcgcactccccctagccacctcagcatcgccccgccacgtcggcagggggacggcgccaaagaggctggcgccgtcctgtTGAaagacggcgccagccactctggcgccccaaaaaggaccattttgggataagtttttttagggtctatttacgaaataagtttttcaaaaggaccaaaatgtgaaaaatccagtgttgattgtcccctctcctcctaggggtcttgtatttatacctataggtgttcccttgtccaagtaaaactagggaaaccaatatggatacaatccgagtagtccttgtcgtttccatgtagaactctggttgtctttccttatccggaacttctcctatatccgaaggttgtttccgtataagacatggtatgtggtgggtcctgacGAGATTTAgacaactactattaggtacgtggtatccataaccttgaCATATTCATAGCTAATTtgttaataagataaatagtgAAACTTCATGTCCATCGTCTATTAATCAAAGGTAATTTTATACTtatattctttttcttcctAGAAATTTATTAATTCTAAAGTTAAGGCTatgtgaaaagaaaaactaaattaattataaaattaacTTCTAAAACGAAAGCATAAGTGGTGTGGTGATGGAGTCGTGGGTGTATGACTCCATCCACTATGTGCTCATGAATATTGCGCATATGTATGTGGACTTTTAAcatgattttataaaattggAGATGCgttggttttcttctcttttctacGTGTTTTAGTTAGGAGGCGCACTCGCGCGTGTATGTGTTGTTGTGTGTAGTGGTGCATGCTCATCTGCGTCTacgtgtaataaaaaaataacttctaaaatctttttcttttcttggatttaacttctaaaatttaaaattggtCGTGGTTCAAACAAACTGGCACTTAGCCACTCGAGTAGGTTGGACGAGAAAAGGTTAAAGAAAAAAGAGCGAGATTAAACGTATGAAAGAGCGAGAAAAGTCTGTGTCCGTGGGTATTTCATCTCACATTCTCACCCACTTTCTAAGTTTCTATCTTCAcgctatcaaaaaaaaaaagtttctatctTCACTGTTCACTCTTACGGTGAAATCCATGAATGTTGGAAGTCTAGTGCAGTGGTGAATACCTTTGTGGAATTTTGGACAATGGAACGTTCACCAAgacattagttttttttattattaattacttgtataaacttataaaaaatacaacaaagttaaaatattttgagaCCTTTTCTTTGGACAAATCTAGCCCTGCTATTTTCAAGAGTTCAATAAAAGTATTTAAAATAAAGAGATTTTGATGATTAAAGTTTTTAACATGTGTATTTCATGCAACACAAAATACCATCCCTCATTTCTCCTCACGGCTGACAGATTCCAAGCATTTTTTAGCCTTGAAATGGTCACACACTGAAGACACCGAGCCGGTTAGTATGAAGTGGGTCCACTCCTATGTTCTTATGCTCATATCAGGTTTCACAAATGTTTGATTAACCAGCTGATCCATAAGCTCCATGTTGGCAGTATTTCAGTTGGTTAAAAGAACAAAAGCCCATTTTACTCCTCCAAACTAATTCAATGATCTAAACCTCCTAAAGTATTATTTAGCTCATTTTACCTCCAAACTATTAAAAATGATTCACTTTACTTCTTAATAATATTTCTCTTGATTTAATCTCCATACAAGTTTTATTTTAAGCTAAAATTTGTTAGAGCATACTAGACGGCACCAGTACCAAAGTTTAAACAATATTCAGTTTTTTTCAGGGCCGTTTGCTTGAACTTTAAAAATCTTGATGTTTAAACCGGTGTTAAGTAATTCCAACCTACATAAACAGtgaaatttctttaaaatatgttagGATGTAccactccgtccaaaaaaaaatcaattactaGCTATGAACCTTTACACATGTAGGAAttggtttttttgggacggagcaGTAAGTTGTAACACATCTAGCATCCTACCAAATTTGCAGTGCAAGATATGACTTAAATGCAGAGAAATAAAGAGAGAAATGTGTTTATCAGGGGAGGaaagtaaattatttttaataatccGGGatgtaaaattagaaaaaaaaattgaagtaaagtggactttttccgtTGCATATCAGTGTgtactgtgtgtgtgtgtgtgagagagagagagagagagagagaatgctATTGATTTTGTTATTGCAACTGATTGTTATGGTGCTCTACATCAGCTACAAGCCTACAACAAACAACTAAGCCCATGGTAGATGAACTGTACAGCATGTGAGGTGAAAAAAAAGGGTGTACAAGTTGAATTCTACGCATGGCTTGGGCTAATAGTAACAAATGACTGTATCCTAAGTGTATATTGTATTGAATCAAAATGTCACAGCATCTTCAGGGCATTGCAGAGCCCTCTTCTGACGCCAAGCACACGCAGCATGTGATGTAACTTTCCCAGCTACTTTAGAACATGCCTTGTTCATTATCTGCAAGATGAGATAGTGGTGTTTTCTGTAAGTTTCACTTCTATGTAACAGAAGCTCTATCCAACAATTGAACTATTGAAGTGCCATCTTAGATGATTGTCATATGGTACATTTCTTTGTGCAATGAGCGAATGGCGATGTAACGTTTGATATTTGTAATTTCAATATTCAAGATCATATGGTAAATTGGGAAAAAGAAGTGGCACAAAGTTCTTGCTACGTCCAGTATGGAAGTCAAATACTCTGAACTCTAGTATGTTTCTTAACAAGGTGATGGCAtgaatggtgtttttttttttacttacattGGTTCAACTTGGAAATGGGGATCAAACATGAACAGTTCCCTCTGCTCATCTGTAGGATTTCCCAACCACTGGCAGAACATCCATGCCGCACCAGCAACCGATGACACGGATAGGATTGCCAAGAAACCGAAATGAGAAACGTCGTTTGCGATGATGGCCATACCAAGCATGACTAGTTCTGCAAGGCTTGATATTGAGACCTCCATTCCACCAATAAGATTTGCTTTTGATGCAGGAACACCTGTTTGGAGAATCTGTGTACCCACAACATCATATGACATGTGCCCCAACCGAGATAATGCCTGCAAAAACAACACGGAACATGCACATGGATTAGTACTCTAGTTTTGTTAAAAGTATCGAATTGGAACAAGTTTCAGGGATTTCGTCCTCACGATAGCAGCCAGGAAGATAAGTAGAGGTGTCCTCTGTGAAATAGAACCAGTCCAATACACTACGAGAGCGACCGACAAGAGTGAAGCTTGAACTATTAATCCAGCTGCTCCTGCCTGGTATAACATAAGACAGTTGTGTCAAATTATAAATTTGTAACATAATATAAACAAACGAAAATAAGTAAGAATAACTCCAACCTTTAGAATTCCAACTCTTTCCACCAAGCTTGAGGAGATGAATGTCGCAACAAGGCCCATGATAGAACACAATCCACTAAAAGCACCAACAATCGACGGACTAATACCTATAAATTATCAAAACAATTATGCTGTTAAGAGACTTTTCCAGAGTTGCAAATTTGAGCAGGAGTAGTGAAACCTACCACGATGCATCAATAGCGCAGTCATTATAGCACCAGGAGCAAGTGCTACATTGAAATTTAGAAACACGGTAGCTACACTTGCAGGTAGAACTGTTTGCTGCTTATACTCATTCCAGCCATTTCTGATAGCACTCAAGCCATTTTGAACTGAAGGTTAAAGAAAGTATTAGACTCTACAGAAGTGAAATGAAATAAGAAACTCAATCATCCAAGCTCCTCACCAATCTTACGAACATCCAATAGATTGGCACAGATAGATTCATCACTCGGGGTTCTAGAGGAATCAAGAGCATGGCAGGAGAATCTGTTAATCAGTTGACCCAACACAACCTGAAAGTCCATGTAGAATCTAGTTAGTGTACTGCATCTGGTTGTTCAAGTTTTAACTTAATTAGGAAGTACTACTAAGGAACATGAAATATACCAGGACAGGGAAACTGCATATCATTAGACCACAAGCAATCTTCAAACAGGTTACTGGATGATATTTGGACAGCAGAAGGCCAAAAACTGAAGCACCAACAGTCTGTAACCATACTAAACTGGTTATGCAACTATAACTTGTCAACTCAAAATAAGAGATTCCATAAAGCGGTTACTAAATAAACCATTAAGATAACAAAATCAAGCAAACAGTCTTGTGGCCTGCTCCCATAATTAAAGAATGTGCTCATATGAAGCTTGAAAATGTTAGAAACATCTCACCTCACAAACAAGATCAAGTCGATTAAGCACAGCGTTAGCTTGAGCTAATGCAACTGGCCTGTTAGTTCCTGCTAACttcatagagaaaaaaaaaacaaggaagaaAGCTGATCAGACCCAACAAAAGACAGCTAGCTATTCTAAAATCTGAAGTGTCTTTTATGATGTCAAGCCTTCCATTTCAATTTTGTTTCTTAGTTCCATTTCATAATATGGATTTTGTACAATGGGAATACACAATCTATAAAATATATCTGGATAAGTAACCCTACCAACACAACCCAGTCCCGCTCCATAGCAACTCCTAGTGCCAATCCTGCAAGCCTTTCAATAGCTCCAGCTGCCACTAGTGCGATAAAC is part of the Oryza glaberrima chromosome 12, OglaRS2, whole genome shotgun sequence genome and harbors:
- the LOC127758067 gene encoding solute carrier family 40 member 2, chloroplastic; translation: MGMVTAAAAAALLASPPQGHLGRRCHLVVPGLRLRPPASSSPPHAAPPLRLSNFVPRCYITNVEVDVSHTSEQEALDDHPPLLPACAIPVVHLRDVPDASPFPLHESASHSTDFEELPVLSEGELHTIAATPAHPAGLYALYASYLFGNLVEQLWNFAWPAALAILHPSLLPVAIVGFFTKLSVFIGAPIVGKLMDHFPRIPMYTGLNAVQVATQLISAAMVIYAMKNVTHASTSAVVLKPWFIALVAAGAIERLAGLALGVAMERDWVVLLAGTNRPVALAQANAVLNRLDLVCETVGASVFGLLLSKYHPVTCLKIACGLMICSFPVLVVLGQLINRFSCHALDSSRTPSDESICANLLDVRKIVQNGLSAIRNGWNEYKQQTVLPASVATVFLNFNVALAPGAIMTALLMHRGISPSIVGAFSGLCSIMGLVATFISSSLVERVGILKAGAAGLIVQASLLSVALVVYWTGSISQRTPLLIFLAAIALSRLGHMSYDVVGTQILQTGVPASKANLIGGMEVSISSLAELVMLGMAIIANDVSHFGFLAILSVSSVAGAAWMFCQWLGNPTDEQRELFMFDPHFQVEPI